A part of Paenibacillus sp. 481 genomic DNA contains:
- a CDS encoding inorganic phosphate transporter: MDMFLFSVGVVIFLALAFDFINGFHDTANAIATSVSTRALTPRAAIILASTMNFVGALTFTGVAKTIGGSIADPATLDNGLMIVAAALLAAIAWNLITWWFGIPSSSSHALIGSLAGAVFAGAGMSGLNMGGFKNIVLALLLSPIIAFVVGYIVMTLIKWIFARRNPHTINKGFRTMQIFTAAFQAFTHGTNDAQKAMGIITFALVAAQLQEGMEVQLWVKLAAATAMALGTSVGGWKIIKTMGTKIFKIEPANGFAADLSAASVIMSATVTGLPISTTHAITSALLGVGSAKRFSAVKWGVAGRIIIAWFITIPICAAFAGLTLKVLEMILL, translated from the coding sequence ATGGATATGTTTTTATTTTCCGTGGGGGTAGTCATATTCCTCGCGTTGGCGTTTGACTTTATTAACGGTTTCCACGATACAGCAAACGCTATTGCGACTTCGGTGTCGACAAGAGCGTTAACTCCCCGAGCTGCTATCATTTTGGCATCGACGATGAACTTTGTTGGTGCCCTGACATTTACAGGGGTTGCTAAGACAATCGGCGGAAGCATCGCTGATCCAGCTACGTTAGACAACGGTCTGATGATTGTAGCTGCGGCGTTACTTGCAGCTATTGCTTGGAATTTGATTACATGGTGGTTCGGAATTCCTTCCTCATCTTCTCATGCGTTGATCGGTTCCCTAGCGGGTGCGGTCTTTGCAGGTGCAGGTATGAGTGGTCTGAACATGGGTGGATTTAAAAATATCGTATTGGCGTTGTTATTGTCGCCTATTATTGCATTCGTTGTTGGTTATATCGTGATGACCTTAATTAAGTGGATTTTTGCTCGCAGAAATCCGCATACGATTAATAAAGGCTTCCGCACAATGCAAATTTTCACGGCTGCGTTCCAAGCGTTTACGCACGGTACGAACGATGCACAAAAAGCGATGGGTATTATCACTTTTGCACTCGTAGCAGCTCAATTGCAAGAAGGTATGGAAGTTCAGTTGTGGGTTAAACTCGCAGCTGCAACAGCGATGGCACTTGGTACATCTGTCGGTGGTTGGAAGATCATTAAGACGATGGGTACGAAAATTTTCAAAATCGAGCCGGCAAACGGCTTTGCAGCAGACTTGTCCGCTGCATCCGTCATTATGTCTGCTACAGTTACTGGTTTGCCAATCAGTACAACGCATGCGATTACTTCCGCTCTTCTTGGTGTAGGTTCCGCGAAGCGTTTCTCCGCTGTTAAGTGGGGCGTTGCAGGTCGTATTATTATCGCTTGGTTTATTACGATTCCGATCTGTGCGGCATTTGCAGGATTGACCCTGAAAGTGTTGGAAATGATCTTGTTGTAA
- a CDS encoding YerC/YecD family TrpR-related protein produces the protein MQLKKLNDKTVDQLFEAILTLKTVEECYIFFDDLCTVNEIQSLSQRLEVARMLGKGCTYNQIEAETGASTATISRVKRCLNYGNDGYNMALERLSR, from the coding sequence TTGCAACTTAAAAAGTTAAATGATAAAACAGTCGATCAGTTATTTGAAGCGATTTTAACGTTAAAAACGGTAGAAGAATGCTATATTTTCTTTGATGATTTGTGCACGGTTAATGAAATCCAATCGCTTTCGCAGCGTTTGGAAGTGGCGCGTATGCTTGGTAAAGGCTGCACGTACAATCAGATTGAAGCGGAGACGGGAGCTAGTACAGCTACGATTTCGCGTGTTAAGCGCTGCTTGAATTATGGCAACGACGGCTACAACATGGCGTTGGAGCGTTTGAGCCGCTAA
- a CDS encoding DUF3048 domain-containing protein, translating into MRATRTWLTMIIAVATILLLLTSCSSDGDQAGKNASENGVDLPNGGEQRDVAPDHIGKPAPLTGVRSTDINSEHLHQKRPVAVMINNFKRARPQSGLSQADMLIEVMAEGGITRIVAIFHSQLHYDGPIGPVRSIRPYLIDIGESFNAVLAHAGGSPEAYSILKKERKAYLDEITNAGSYFWREKFRKAPHNLYTKLEQLEAGASKKKYRQDVDVPAFLFEENQDVAPQSVAVASLPQGAQAAHEVEVHFMKNDNPVKYVYEKEGRSYARYMDGKAHIDLVNNKPLTAANVMVIAAPHRVIDDVGRLEVQLQNGGEALLFKQGRVERGQWIRHEGDGPMVFIQDGKMVPMASGITHILVVPSQLSIEKYANWK; encoded by the coding sequence ATGCGCGCAACACGTACTTGGCTGACGATGATTATTGCAGTTGCAACGATATTGCTATTGCTTACCTCGTGCAGTTCGGATGGAGATCAGGCGGGAAAGAATGCTTCGGAAAATGGAGTTGACCTACCCAATGGCGGAGAGCAGCGTGATGTTGCACCTGACCATATAGGCAAGCCAGCTCCCTTAACGGGAGTACGCAGCACGGATATAAATTCGGAGCACCTGCATCAGAAGCGGCCCGTCGCGGTGATGATTAATAATTTTAAAAGGGCGCGACCGCAATCGGGTCTGTCGCAGGCGGATATGTTAATTGAGGTGATGGCAGAGGGTGGCATTACGCGCATCGTGGCTATTTTTCATAGTCAGCTGCATTATGATGGCCCGATCGGTCCTGTGCGGAGCATTCGTCCATATTTAATTGATATTGGCGAGAGCTTTAACGCTGTGCTTGCCCATGCAGGGGGCAGTCCAGAGGCGTATTCCATTTTGAAAAAAGAACGTAAAGCGTACTTGGACGAAATTACGAATGCCGGAAGCTATTTTTGGCGTGAAAAATTTCGTAAGGCACCACACAATTTGTATACCAAGTTAGAGCAGTTGGAAGCGGGGGCTTCAAAAAAGAAGTATAGGCAGGATGTAGATGTTCCAGCGTTTCTTTTTGAGGAAAATCAGGATGTTGCGCCACAAAGTGTAGCTGTTGCTTCATTACCACAGGGGGCACAGGCTGCACATGAAGTCGAAGTGCATTTTATGAAAAATGATAATCCAGTTAAGTATGTTTATGAAAAAGAAGGCAGAAGCTATGCGAGGTATATGGATGGGAAAGCGCATATCGACTTAGTCAATAATAAGCCGTTAACGGCGGCAAACGTGATGGTGATCGCTGCGCCGCATCGGGTTATCGACGATGTGGGGCGTTTAGAAGTGCAGCTTCAGAACGGTGGCGAGGCATTGTTGTTCAAACAGGGTCGGGTGGAGCGTGGCCAGTGGATTCGCCATGAAGGCGACGGACCAATGGTGTTCATACAGGATGGAAAAATGGTACCTATGGCCTCTGGAATTACGCATATTTTGGTTGTTCCTAGTCAGTTGAGCATAGAAAAATATGCAAATTGGAAGTGA
- the purH gene encoding bifunctional phosphoribosylaminoimidazolecarboxamide formyltransferase/IMP cyclohydrolase, translated as MAIKRALISVSDKSGVVEFARALAEAGVELISTGGTKSLLEREGVPVIGISDVTGFPEILDGRVKTLHPAVHSGLLAVRDNAAHQKQLEELGLSTIDLVIVNLYPFQQTIENPAVSYEDAIENIDIGGPTMLRSAAKNHAFVTVAVDASDYGTILEEVQANGDTSLTTRKRLAAKVFRHTASYDALIADYLCKQVGEEWPERLTVTYERVQTLRYGENPHQQAAFYRLPIAKQGSLVNAEQLHGKELSYNNINDANAALAVISEFEAPAVVAIKHMNPCGVGIGETIAEAYQKAYAADPTSIFGGIIAANRMIDEGTARSIAEIFLEIVIAPEFTPEALTILTQKKNIRLLRTGVAPSPANRTETRMLTSVDGGVLIQDQDIHAIDPSQLKVVTERQPTEAELNQLLLAWKVVKHVKSNAIVLVQDDMTVGVGAGQMNRVGAAKIAIEQAGAKAQGAVLASDAFFPLGDTMELAAQAGIKAVIQPGGSIRDEESIRVANEHGIAMVFTSVRHFKH; from the coding sequence ATGGCGATCAAAAGAGCTCTGATTAGCGTTTCTGATAAGTCAGGCGTGGTGGAGTTTGCTCGTGCATTAGCGGAAGCAGGAGTCGAACTGATTTCAACGGGCGGTACGAAGTCACTATTGGAACGTGAAGGTGTACCTGTCATCGGTATTTCCGATGTGACTGGCTTTCCTGAAATTTTGGATGGGCGCGTGAAAACGTTGCATCCTGCTGTCCATAGCGGCTTGCTCGCGGTACGTGATAATGCTGCGCATCAGAAGCAGTTAGAGGAGCTAGGCTTGTCCACGATTGATCTTGTTATCGTCAATTTATATCCATTTCAGCAAACGATTGAAAATCCAGCAGTGTCTTATGAGGATGCGATCGAAAATATCGACATCGGCGGGCCGACTATGCTTCGTTCAGCTGCAAAAAACCATGCGTTCGTAACAGTCGCTGTTGATGCGTCTGATTATGGGACGATTTTGGAAGAGGTGCAAGCGAACGGGGATACTTCCCTTACGACACGCAAGCGCTTGGCTGCTAAGGTATTCCGTCATACAGCCTCTTACGATGCGCTTATTGCGGACTATTTATGTAAGCAGGTGGGCGAAGAATGGCCCGAGCGGCTTACGGTTACGTATGAGCGGGTACAAACGCTACGCTACGGTGAAAATCCGCATCAGCAGGCCGCTTTTTACCGTCTGCCGATCGCGAAGCAAGGTAGCTTGGTGAATGCCGAGCAGCTGCACGGCAAGGAGCTGTCGTATAACAATATTAACGATGCGAATGCAGCGCTTGCGGTTATTAGTGAATTTGAAGCGCCTGCGGTTGTGGCGATTAAGCATATGAATCCTTGTGGCGTAGGTATTGGTGAAACGATTGCAGAAGCGTATCAGAAGGCGTATGCTGCGGACCCGACATCCATTTTTGGCGGAATTATTGCTGCAAATCGTATGATCGATGAAGGGACAGCGCGTAGCATTGCTGAAATCTTTCTTGAAATCGTCATTGCGCCGGAATTTACACCTGAAGCACTTACCATTTTGACACAGAAAAAAAATATTCGTCTGCTTCGCACGGGCGTCGCACCATCACCTGCAAATCGCACGGAAACACGGATGTTGACGTCTGTGGATGGCGGTGTGCTTATTCAAGATCAAGATATACATGCGATTGACCCGTCACAGTTGAAAGTTGTGACCGAGCGGCAGCCAACAGAGGCTGAGTTGAATCAGTTGCTGTTAGCTTGGAAAGTTGTGAAACATGTGAAATCGAATGCCATTGTGCTCGTGCAGGACGATATGACAGTGGGCGTTGGAGCGGGACAAATGAACCGTGTCGGCGCAGCGAAAATAGCGATTGAGCAAGCAGGAGCAAAAGCGCAAGGTGCTGTGCTGGCATCGGATGCGTTCTTCCCACTCGGTGATACGATGGAGTTAGCGGCACAGGCAGGCATCAAGGCTGTGATTCAACCAGGTGGCTCAATACGTGATGAGGAATCCATCCGTGTGGCCAATGAGCATGGAATTGCGATGGTGTTTACAAGTGTACGTCATTTTAAACATTAG
- the purN gene encoding phosphoribosylglycinamide formyltransferase, translating into MTMKNAAADATNRTLRIPPRIAVFASGAGTNFQALVEAVRAGNLDAEITLLVCDRPDAPALERAHELEVQTAVFEPKRYDSREQYEQDVLSKLRAQQIEWVVLAGYMRLVTSVLLEAYGGRMVNIHPSLLPAFPGLHAVRQALEYGVKITGATVHLVDEGMDTGPIVAQQVIDIRPEDTLETLAERIQAVEHELYPRAIQSLMQSLTHC; encoded by the coding sequence ATGACAATGAAAAATGCGGCAGCGGACGCTACTAATCGTACACTCCGCATCCCACCGCGTATAGCTGTATTCGCATCAGGTGCGGGAACGAATTTTCAGGCCTTGGTGGAAGCGGTGAGAGCGGGCAATCTCGATGCGGAGATTACATTACTTGTATGCGATCGACCTGATGCGCCTGCTCTAGAGCGGGCGCATGAGCTTGAAGTACAGACAGCGGTATTCGAGCCAAAGCGTTACGATTCACGTGAACAGTATGAGCAGGATGTGTTGAGTAAGCTGCGGGCGCAACAGATTGAATGGGTGGTGCTAGCTGGGTATATGCGTCTTGTCACTTCTGTACTGTTGGAGGCTTACGGGGGTCGCATGGTCAACATTCATCCGTCTTTGCTTCCAGCTTTTCCAGGGCTGCATGCAGTCCGTCAAGCTTTGGAGTACGGGGTGAAAATTACAGGTGCAACTGTTCATCTCGTTGACGAGGGGATGGATACGGGGCCGATTGTGGCGCAGCAAGTGATTGATATTCGACCGGAAGATACGCTAGAAACGTTAGCTGAACGTATTCAGGCGGTTGAGCATGAGTTGTATCCGCGTGCTATTCAGTCTTTAATGCAGTCTCTGACGCATTGTTAG
- a CDS encoding DUF47 domain-containing protein, with amino-acid sequence MFKKQDVFFETLQNMADTLVQASETFAQGVENLSDVSSFAKEMKELESKCDKFTHTIVSELNKTFITPIERDDIMALTTALDDVLDGMEACASRFEMYQMIERDEIVVLFADVIKRSALEIQKSIRLLTQKKLLAMREHNIRIHELENSGDDLLRRGISALFANIKDPIELIKRKEVYERLEDTTDSCEDVANQLESIVMRNS; translated from the coding sequence ATGTTCAAGAAACAGGACGTATTTTTTGAAACGCTGCAAAATATGGCGGATACGCTTGTGCAAGCGTCAGAAACGTTCGCCCAAGGTGTAGAAAATTTAAGTGATGTGTCGTCTTTTGCGAAAGAAATGAAAGAGCTAGAAAGCAAATGCGACAAATTCACACACACAATCGTGTCGGAGCTTAACAAGACATTTATTACTCCGATCGAGCGTGATGATATCATGGCTTTGACGACAGCGTTGGACGATGTACTGGACGGTATGGAGGCATGCGCATCCCGTTTCGAAATGTACCAAATGATTGAACGTGATGAAATTGTTGTGTTGTTCGCAGACGTCATTAAGCGCTCCGCGCTTGAGATTCAAAAATCGATTCGCCTGCTTACGCAAAAGAAATTGCTTGCGATGCGTGAACATAACATTCGCATTCATGAGTTGGAGAACTCTGGCGACGATTTGTTGCGCCGTGGTATTAGCGCTTTGTTCGCTAACATTAAAGACCCGATTGAATTGATTAAGCGTAAAGAAGTATACGAGCGTCTTGAAGATACGACAGACAGCTGTGAAGATGTAGCGAACCAGCTTGAGTCGATCGTCATGCGAAATTCCTAA
- the purD gene encoding phosphoribosylamine--glycine ligase yields the protein MNVLVIGSGGREHALVWALGRSSQVTRIFCAPGNPGIAELVECAPIAVSDFEAIAEFAQQKTIDLVIVGPEDPLADGIVDVLQSKGLRVFGPNQAAAEIEASKVFMKHLLRKYDIPTAAYATFTEIGQALDYVRQQPLPIVIKADGLAAGKGVTIAHTLAEAEQTLHDVMVEQKIGASGQQVVIEEFMQGQEMSILAFVDGETVRACAPAQDHKPIFDGDQGPNTGGMGTYSPLPHMSESIVNEAVRTILEPTAKAMVAEGRPFKGLLFAGLMITPDGKPKVIEFNARFGDPETQVVLPRLQTDLLDVLNAVVDGKLEHIQLQWSDQVAVCVIVASEGYPAAYRKGDLIEGLAEASNHALIFHAGTALQHDGALVTNGGRVLGVLGQGESVDEARKQAYEAVRCIRIAGMQYRKDIATKALVPFV from the coding sequence ATGAACGTATTGGTCATTGGTAGTGGTGGCAGAGAGCATGCGCTTGTGTGGGCGCTCGGTCGGAGCTCGCAAGTTACACGAATCTTTTGTGCTCCAGGAAATCCAGGCATAGCCGAGTTAGTGGAATGCGCTCCGATCGCGGTGAGCGACTTTGAAGCCATTGCGGAATTTGCACAGCAAAAAACAATTGATCTTGTCATCGTGGGTCCTGAGGACCCGTTGGCAGACGGTATCGTTGATGTGCTGCAAAGCAAAGGGCTGCGCGTATTCGGCCCTAATCAAGCTGCCGCAGAGATCGAGGCGAGCAAAGTGTTTATGAAACATTTGCTGCGTAAGTACGATATCCCGACTGCTGCTTATGCCACATTTACTGAAATCGGGCAGGCGCTTGACTATGTGCGTCAGCAACCGCTGCCGATTGTGATTAAAGCGGATGGACTTGCCGCGGGTAAAGGCGTCACGATAGCCCACACGCTAGCTGAGGCGGAGCAGACGCTGCATGATGTCATGGTGGAGCAAAAGATTGGCGCTTCGGGACAGCAGGTTGTGATTGAAGAGTTTATGCAAGGTCAAGAGATGTCGATTCTCGCGTTTGTTGATGGTGAGACGGTGCGAGCATGTGCACCAGCTCAGGATCATAAGCCGATCTTTGATGGGGATCAGGGGCCAAATACGGGCGGTATGGGCACGTACAGCCCGCTGCCTCATATGTCTGAATCAATCGTGAATGAAGCGGTACGCACGATTCTTGAGCCGACAGCTAAAGCGATGGTGGCAGAGGGACGCCCGTTCAAGGGGCTGTTGTTTGCGGGGTTGATGATTACGCCGGATGGCAAACCAAAGGTCATTGAATTTAATGCGCGCTTTGGCGATCCGGAGACGCAGGTTGTGCTTCCTCGCTTGCAGACAGACTTGCTGGATGTGTTGAATGCGGTCGTGGACGGCAAGCTGGAACACATTCAACTACAGTGGAGCGATCAGGTAGCGGTATGTGTCATTGTTGCATCTGAAGGGTATCCAGCGGCGTATCGGAAAGGCGATTTGATTGAAGGTTTGGCTGAAGCGTCGAACCATGCACTCATTTTTCATGCGGGTACAGCACTTCAACATGATGGCGCTTTGGTGACAAATGGCGGCCGTGTGCTTGGTGTATTGGGGCAGGGCGAATCTGTGGACGAAGCTCGCAAGCAGGCTTATGAGGCAGTTCGTTGTATTCGTATTGCGGGTATGCAATATCGAAAAGATATTGCAACTAAGGCGCTTGTTCCCTTTGTATAA
- a CDS encoding alpha/beta hydrolase family protein — translation MERHVHIRWQEEQLTATLHYPQERAPFDSKTEQRAPLTVICHGFIGTRIGVDRLFVNAARQLANEGHIVVRFDYAGCGESTGDYGAQGIDRLIEQTQAVLDYALQCGDVDPQRVTLIGHSLGGAVALLTGVRDARVKRLVLWAPVAYPFNDIARIIGRERYDKAITDGKADYLGYEFKANYFKSLEQHQPLQEASKFNGDVLLIHGTSDDIIPADYSFLYQKLFWMRSDGQCDKEIVFQADHFFSHAEHRELVFSHTLDWLKKWEKRQRNWANWSI, via the coding sequence ATGGAGCGTCACGTACACATTCGATGGCAAGAAGAACAGTTAACGGCTACATTGCATTATCCACAGGAGAGAGCGCCATTTGATTCAAAAACAGAACAACGTGCGCCGCTCACTGTCATTTGCCATGGCTTTATTGGCACTCGCATCGGAGTTGATCGGTTATTTGTGAACGCGGCTCGTCAGTTGGCAAATGAAGGCCACATTGTCGTCCGCTTTGATTACGCGGGCTGCGGCGAAAGTACGGGGGATTATGGCGCACAGGGCATCGACCGTTTAATTGAGCAGACACAAGCTGTTTTGGATTACGCGCTGCAATGTGGAGATGTTGACCCGCAGCGGGTTACGCTGATTGGCCACAGCTTAGGTGGGGCGGTTGCTTTGTTGACAGGGGTGCGCGACGCACGGGTAAAGCGCCTAGTTCTGTGGGCACCTGTTGCTTATCCGTTTAACGATATTGCACGAATTATTGGCCGTGAACGGTACGATAAGGCGATTACGGATGGGAAGGCCGATTACTTGGGCTACGAATTTAAGGCTAATTATTTCAAATCGTTAGAGCAGCATCAACCGTTGCAGGAGGCGTCAAAGTTCAATGGAGATGTGCTACTCATTCACGGAACGTCGGACGACATTATTCCGGCCGATTATAGCTTTTTGTATCAGAAGCTGTTCTGGATGCGTAGTGATGGGCAGTGTGATAAAGAGATTGTGTTTCAAGCGGATCATTTTTTCTCGCATGCGGAGCATCGTGAACTGGTGTTCAGTCATACGCTGGACTGGCTGAAAAAGTGGGAGAAGCGTCAACGAAATTGGGCGAATTGGAGCATATAA